A stretch of the Lepus europaeus isolate LE1 unplaced genomic scaffold, mLepTim1.pri SCAFFOLD_3_1, whole genome shotgun sequence genome encodes the following:
- the LOC133755295 gene encoding LOW QUALITY PROTEIN: calcium release-activated calcium channel protein 1-like (The sequence of the model RefSeq protein was modified relative to this genomic sequence to represent the inferred CDS: inserted 1 base in 1 codon; deleted 1 base in 1 codon) — protein MHPEPAXPQSSNNPELPLSSGSTTSGSCRNCRSGDGESPGSPLPPLPAVSYPDLIGQGYSEVMSLNEHSMQALSWRKLYLSSAKLKASSRTSALLSGLAMVAMVEVQLDTEYDYPPGLLITFSACTTVLVAVHLFALMISTCILPNIEAVSNVDNLNSVKESLHERMHRHIELAWAFSTIIGTLLFLAEVVLLCWVKFLPLKKQPGQPSPTSKPPAGAAASNNSSESGITLVQAAAIASTTIMVPFGLVFIVFAVHFYHSLVSHKTDRQFQELSELAELAHLQDQMDHRGDHSLMPASHYA, from the exons ATGCATCCGGAGCCCG TGCCCCAGAGCAGCAACAATCCCGAGCTTCCCCTCAGCAGCGGCAGTACCACTAGCGGCAGCTGCCGGAACTGCCGCAGTGGGGATGGGGAGTCCCCAGGGTCCCCACTGCCGCCACTGCCAGCAGTCAGCTACCCGGACTTGATCGGCCAGGGTTACTCCGAGGTGATGAGCCTCAACGAACACTCGATGCAGGCGCTGTCCTGGCGTAAGCTCTACTTGAGCAGTGCCAAGCTCAAAGCCTCCAGCCGGACCTCGGCTCTGCTGTCTGGCTTAGCGATGGTGGCCATGGTGGAGGTGCAGCTGGACACTGAGTACGACTATCCACCAGGGCTGCTCATCACCTTCAGtgcctgcaccacggtgctggtggCCGTGCACCTTTTTGCACTCATGATCAGCACCTGCATCCTGCCCAACATCGAGGCTGTCAGCAACGTCGACAACCTCAACTCCGTCAAGGAGTCGCTCCACGAGCGCATGCATCGCCACATCGAGCTGGCCTGGGCCTTCTCCACCATCATCGGCACTCTGCTTTTCCTGGCCGAGGTCGTGCTGCTCTGCTGGGTCAAGTTCTTGCCCCTCAAGAAGCAGCCG GGGCAGCCAAGCCCTACCAGCAAGCCCCCAGCTGGTGCTGCGGCCTCCAACAACAGCAGCGAGAGTGGCATCACCCTGGTCCAGGCAGCAGCCATTGCATCCACCACCATCATGGTGCCCTTTGGCCTAGTCTTCATCGTCTTTGCTGTCCACTTTTACCACTCACTGGTCAGCCACAAGACAGACCGACAGTTCCAGGAGCTCAGTGAGCTGGCTGAGCTTGCCCACTTGCAGGACCAGATGGACCACAGAGGGGACCACTCCCTGATGCCCGCCAGCCACTATGCCTAA